From Rhodanobacteraceae bacterium, the proteins below share one genomic window:
- a CDS encoding acyl-[acyl-carrier-protein]--UDP-N-acetylglucosamine O-acyltransferase: protein MSAARPNIHATAIVDPGATLADGVTVGPLAVIGAEVEIGPGCSVGAHALLQGPTRIGRDNRIGAYASIGGDPQDKKYHGERSELVIGDGNTFHEFVTINRGTGEGGGATRIGDGNWIMAYVHVAHDCHIGSHTIFANNATLAGHVEVGDHVVLGGFAGVHQFCKIGAHAFAAMYSAINRDVPPFIYVAGQFAVPRGVNAEGLKRRGFDAPRIAAIKRAYRTLYMSHKTLEEARAALVEQAAASDDVRAFCDFIDRSERSLVR, encoded by the coding sequence GTGAGCGCGGCGCGGCCCAACATCCACGCGACCGCCATCGTCGATCCGGGCGCAACACTGGCCGACGGCGTGACGGTGGGCCCGCTGGCCGTGATCGGCGCGGAAGTGGAGATCGGGCCGGGCTGCAGCGTCGGCGCGCATGCCTTGCTGCAAGGCCCCACGCGGATCGGACGCGACAACCGCATCGGCGCATACGCTTCGATCGGCGGCGATCCGCAGGACAAGAAATACCACGGCGAGCGCAGCGAGCTCGTGATCGGCGACGGCAACACCTTCCACGAGTTCGTCACCATCAATCGCGGCACCGGCGAAGGCGGCGGCGCCACCCGCATCGGCGACGGCAACTGGATCATGGCCTACGTGCACGTCGCGCACGATTGCCACATCGGCAGCCACACCATCTTCGCCAACAACGCGACGCTCGCGGGCCACGTCGAAGTCGGCGACCACGTGGTGCTGGGCGGCTTCGCCGGCGTGCACCAGTTCTGCAAGATCGGCGCGCACGCCTTCGCGGCGATGTATTCGGCGATCAACCGCGACGTGCCGCCCTTCATCTACGTCGCCGGCCAGTTCGCGGTGCCGCGCGGCGTGAATGCCGAAGGCCTTAAGCGCCGCGGTTTCGACGCACCGCGCATCGCCGCGATCAAGCGCGCCTACCGCACCCTCTACATGTCGCACAAGACGCTGGAGGAAGCGCGCGCGGCGCTGGTGGAACAAGCCGCCGCAAGCGACGACGTGCGCGCTTTCTGCGATTTCATCGACCGCAGCGAGCGCTCGCTGGTGCGTTGA
- a CDS encoding 3-hydroxyacyl-[acyl-carrier-protein] dehydratase, FabZ form, producing MNASSTPVALPVDAERIAAILPHRYPFLLVDRVIELDPGKSIVAIKNVTLNEPFFNGHFPGHPVMPGVLIVEALAQASGLLLGLSGTHAAREDRIFYLAKVDNARFLKPVVPGDQLRLEVQLKRLLRGMGIFTASAVVDGSPAATCELMCAESTR from the coding sequence ATGAACGCCTCTTCCACCCCCGTCGCCTTGCCGGTCGACGCCGAACGGATCGCGGCGATCCTGCCGCACCGTTATCCCTTCCTGCTGGTCGACCGGGTCATCGAACTCGATCCAGGCAAGAGCATCGTCGCAATCAAGAACGTCACGCTCAACGAACCGTTCTTCAACGGCCACTTCCCCGGCCACCCGGTGATGCCCGGCGTACTGATCGTCGAGGCGCTGGCGCAGGCCTCGGGATTGCTGCTGGGCCTGTCCGGCACCCACGCCGCCAGGGAAGACCGCATCTTCTATCTCGCCAAGGTTGACAACGCGCGGTTCCTCAAACCCGTGGTGCCCGGCGACCAGTTGCGGCTGGAAGTGCAACTGAAGCGCTTGCTCCGCGGCATGGGCATCTTCACCGCCTCCGCGGTGGTCGACGGCAGCCCGGCCGCCACCTGCGAATTGATGTGCGCGGAATCCACGCGGTGA
- a CDS encoding Outer membrane protein assembly factor YaeT, whose amino-acid sequence MKRVAALILFAALSVPMAAYAFQPFTVSDIRIEGLQRIAAGTVLSYLPIEPGQTMTDATAQKAIQALFKTGFFNDVELEQQGTILVVKVQERPSIASLTVHGNKDIKTDQLMKGLKSAGLAEGQTFDRLTLDQIQQQLVSQYNDRGKYNVTVEPHVTNLDRNRVAIDIEIHEGKAAKIQEINIVGNHTYTDDEILKDWESGTPNWTSWYSNNDQYSREKLSGDLTKLSSYYLDRGYADFNINSAQVTISPNKQNIYIAAAIHEGDIFKISDIHLLGTLVLPEESLRKVLRIAPGEVFDRHSIELSADAITDVLSNIGYAFAKVSPIPKVDEQNHTVDLTFFVEPGPRVYVRRINFKGNTNTQDQVLRREMRQFEGAWYSQAAIDRSKVRLQRLGFFKDVNIDTVKVPGTTDEVDLNVKVTEESSGQFQFGVGYSQVSGVILSTSIANNNFLGTGNSVSATFSKSLFLKQYQVSFFDPYLTDSGIGIGYNASVLKLNQGEQNIASYLSDTDAFSTYLSFPISETDSINAGIGINKTRLDLIPGYTPAVFFDQMAKVGHYTIHSTPLTLSYAHDTLNSFFKPTRGGLQQISAEIGLPGGTVPYYKLTMTSSDYFPLPFNFVGHLSGTLGYGKAYGSKDISVQYADADGVIRTMSFPFYQNFYSGGVRDVRGFQDNTLGPRICSGLIDANGKPDPTAIATGGNTCNGGSYYRPQPVGGAFKVLGSAELVLPFFKDNNKARISLFTDVGNVYSSYGDFSASELRASAGISLQWIAPVGPIVINLARPIRDQPGDKPFEETLQFYFGRTF is encoded by the coding sequence ATGAAACGAGTCGCCGCACTGATCCTGTTCGCCGCCCTGTCCGTCCCGATGGCGGCGTATGCCTTCCAGCCCTTCACCGTCAGCGACATCCGCATCGAGGGCCTGCAGCGCATCGCCGCCGGCACGGTGCTCAGCTACCTGCCGATCGAGCCCGGCCAGACGATGACGGATGCCACCGCGCAGAAGGCGATCCAGGCGTTGTTCAAGACCGGCTTCTTCAACGACGTGGAACTGGAACAGCAGGGCACGATCCTGGTGGTGAAGGTGCAGGAGCGTCCCTCCATCGCCAGCCTCACCGTGCACGGCAACAAGGACATCAAGACCGACCAGTTGATGAAGGGCCTGAAGTCGGCCGGCCTCGCCGAAGGCCAGACCTTCGACCGCCTCACGCTGGACCAGATCCAGCAGCAGCTGGTTTCGCAATACAACGACCGCGGCAAGTACAACGTCACCGTCGAACCGCACGTCACCAACCTCGACCGCAACCGCGTCGCCATCGACATCGAGATCCACGAGGGCAAGGCGGCCAAGATCCAGGAGATCAACATCGTCGGCAACCATACGTACACCGATGATGAAATCCTCAAGGACTGGGAATCCGGCACGCCGAACTGGACGTCGTGGTATTCGAACAACGACCAGTACTCGCGCGAAAAACTCTCGGGCGATCTGACCAAGCTGTCTTCGTACTACCTCGACCGCGGCTACGCCGATTTCAACATCAACTCGGCGCAGGTCACGATCAGCCCCAACAAGCAGAACATCTACATCGCCGCCGCGATCCACGAAGGCGACATCTTCAAGATTTCCGACATCCACCTGCTCGGCACGCTGGTGTTGCCGGAAGAGTCCCTGCGCAAGGTGCTGCGCATCGCGCCCGGCGAGGTGTTCGACCGCCACAGCATCGAGCTCTCGGCCGACGCGATCACCGACGTGCTCTCGAACATCGGCTATGCGTTCGCCAAGGTCTCGCCGATTCCCAAGGTGGACGAACAGAACCACACCGTCGACCTCACCTTCTTCGTCGAGCCCGGCCCGCGCGTGTACGTGCGCCGGATCAACTTCAAGGGCAACACCAACACGCAGGACCAGGTGCTGCGCCGCGAGATGCGCCAGTTCGAGGGCGCGTGGTATTCGCAGGCCGCGATCGACCGTTCCAAGGTGCGCCTGCAGCGCCTCGGGTTCTTCAAGGACGTCAACATCGATACCGTCAAGGTGCCGGGCACGACCGACGAAGTCGACCTCAACGTCAAGGTCACCGAGGAATCCTCGGGCCAGTTCCAGTTCGGCGTCGGCTACTCGCAGGTGTCCGGCGTCATCCTTTCGACGTCGATCGCCAACAACAACTTCCTCGGGACCGGCAACAGCGTGTCGGCGACGTTCTCGAAGAGCCTGTTCCTGAAGCAGTACCAGGTGTCGTTCTTCGATCCCTACCTCACCGACAGCGGCATCGGCATCGGCTACAACGCCAGCGTGCTGAAGTTGAACCAGGGCGAGCAGAACATCGCGTCCTACCTGTCGGACACGGACGCGTTCAGCACCTACCTGAGTTTCCCGATCAGCGAAACGGACAGCATCAATGCCGGCATCGGCATCAACAAGACGCGGCTGGACCTGATCCCGGGCTACACCCCAGCCGTGTTCTTCGACCAGATGGCCAAGGTCGGCCACTACACGATCCACAGCACGCCGCTGACGCTTTCGTACGCGCACGACACGCTCAACAGCTTCTTCAAGCCGACACGCGGCGGCTTGCAGCAGATCAGCGCCGAAATCGGCCTGCCGGGCGGCACCGTGCCGTATTACAAGCTGACCATGACCAGCAGCGACTACTTCCCGCTGCCGTTCAACTTCGTCGGCCATCTTTCCGGCACGCTGGGCTATGGCAAGGCCTACGGCAGCAAGGACATTTCGGTGCAATACGCGGACGCCGACGGCGTCATCCGCACGATGTCGTTCCCGTTCTACCAGAACTTCTACTCCGGCGGCGTGCGCGACGTGCGCGGCTTCCAGGACAACACGCTGGGGCCGCGGATCTGCTCCGGCCTGATCGACGCGAATGGCAAGCCCGATCCCACCGCCATCGCCACCGGCGGCAATACGTGCAACGGCGGCTCCTACTACCGTCCGCAACCGGTCGGCGGCGCGTTCAAGGTGCTGGGCTCGGCGGAACTGGTGTTGCCGTTCTTCAAGGACAACAACAAGGCGCGCATCTCGCTGTTCACCGACGTCGGCAACGTCTACTCCAGCTATGGCGATTTCAGTGCGTCGGAACTGCGTGCCTCGGCGGGCATTTCGCTGCAATGGATCGCGCCGGTCGGCCCCATCGTGATCAACCTGGCCCGCCCCATCCGCGACCAGCCCGGCGACAAGCCCTTCGAGGAAACATTGCAGTTCTACTTCGGCCGCACGTTCTGA
- a CDS encoding Ribonuclease HII, whose translation MTLAIDDFTTLATLPPRKLRRWPEAADVAGVDEAGCAPLAGPVVVAAVILDPAARINGLDDSKILPEPTREKLYARIVARALAWSVVAVGVEEIDRINIFHARMVGMVRALERLACAPRFALIDGNRLPRALPCPARALVDGDAIAPSISAASIIAKVTRDRLMRELDTRWPGYGFAQHKGYPTPSHREALQRLGPCPEHRRSFAPVRELMKQEQAPAPVQAELLSAL comes from the coding sequence ATGACCTTGGCGATTGACGACTTCACCACGCTTGCCACGCTGCCGCCGCGCAAACTGCGCCGCTGGCCGGAAGCCGCGGACGTCGCCGGCGTGGACGAAGCGGGTTGTGCGCCGCTGGCTGGCCCCGTGGTGGTCGCCGCCGTGATCCTCGATCCGGCAGCGCGGATCAACGGACTGGACGATTCCAAGATCCTGCCGGAGCCGACGCGCGAAAAACTCTACGCGCGCATCGTGGCGCGGGCGCTGGCCTGGAGCGTCGTCGCCGTCGGCGTCGAAGAGATCGATCGCATCAACATCTTCCATGCGCGCATGGTCGGCATGGTGCGCGCGCTCGAACGCCTGGCCTGCGCGCCGCGCTTTGCATTGATCGATGGCAACCGTTTGCCGCGTGCGTTGCCCTGCCCCGCGCGCGCACTGGTGGACGGCGACGCGATCGCACCATCCATCAGCGCCGCCTCGATCATCGCCAAGGTCACCCGCGACCGGCTGATGCGCGAGCTGGACACGCGCTGGCCCGGTTACGGCTTCGCCCAGCACAAGGGTTATCCCACCCCCAGCCATCGCGAGGCGCTGCAACGGCTCGGACCGTGCCCCGAACACCGGCGCAGCTTCGCGCCCGTTCGCGAGCTGATGAAGCAGGAGCAAGCGCCCGCGCCCGTCCAGGCGGAGCTGCTGAGCGCGTTGTGA
- a CDS encoding UDP-3-O-[3-hydroxymyristoyl] glucosamine N-acyltransferase, whose translation MEPSTGYRIDELARRFGLEARGDATRAIRGVAPLARAGREHLAFLANPRYAADLAHTQAGVVVLRAEHADASAVPVLIANDPYLAYARIAALFETAPAPVPGIHPSAVVAPGARVDASASIGPGCVIESRAVIEAGAVLGAHCVIGPDCTVGAQSRLGAHVTLVTRVVLGRRVLIHAGAVLGADGFGLARDREGWVKVPQLGGVRIGDDCEIGANTTIDRGALEDTVLEEDVRLDNQIQIAHNVRIGAHSALAGCAAVAGSATIGRNCLIGGSAGVLGHLEIADGVTITAMTLVTHSIREPGTYSSGAPIEENRAWRRNAARMRQLDGMARRITALEKQLEASNRGRNE comes from the coding sequence ATGGAACCATCCACCGGCTATCGCATCGATGAGCTCGCGCGGCGCTTCGGACTCGAAGCGCGCGGTGACGCGACGCGCGCAATCCGCGGCGTCGCGCCGCTGGCGCGCGCAGGACGCGAGCATCTCGCGTTTCTCGCCAATCCACGCTACGCCGCCGATCTCGCGCACACGCAGGCGGGCGTGGTAGTGCTGCGCGCCGAGCATGCGGACGCGAGCGCCGTCCCGGTGCTGATCGCAAACGATCCCTACCTCGCCTACGCACGCATCGCGGCGCTTTTCGAAACCGCTCCCGCGCCCGTGCCCGGCATCCATCCTTCCGCCGTCGTCGCCCCGGGCGCACGCGTCGACGCCAGCGCCAGCATCGGACCCGGTTGCGTGATCGAGTCCCGCGCCGTCATCGAAGCCGGCGCCGTGCTGGGTGCGCATTGCGTGATCGGCCCGGATTGCACTGTTGGCGCGCAATCGCGCCTCGGCGCGCACGTCACGCTGGTGACGCGCGTCGTGCTGGGCAGGCGCGTGCTGATCCACGCCGGCGCGGTGCTGGGCGCCGACGGCTTCGGCCTGGCGCGCGATCGCGAAGGCTGGGTCAAGGTGCCGCAATTGGGCGGCGTGCGCATCGGCGATGATTGCGAAATCGGCGCGAACACCACCATCGACCGCGGCGCGCTGGAAGACACGGTGCTCGAAGAAGACGTGCGCCTCGACAACCAGATCCAGATCGCGCACAACGTCCGCATCGGTGCGCACAGCGCGCTGGCCGGCTGTGCGGCCGTCGCGGGCAGCGCGACAATCGGCCGCAACTGCCTGATCGGCGGCAGCGCGGGCGTGCTGGGCCACCTCGAAATCGCCGATGGCGTTACCATCACCGCGATGACCCTGGTCACGCACTCCATCCGCGAACCCGGCACCTATTCTTCCGGCGCGCCCATCGAGGAAAACCGCGCGTGGCGCCGCAACGCCGCGCGCATGCGCCAGCTCGACGGCATGGCGCGCCGCATCACCGCACTCGAAAAACAACTTGAAGCATCCAACAGGGGACGCAACGAATGA
- a CDS encoding lipid-A-disaccharide synthase, producing the protein METRTGSRVFAMVAGEDSGDLLGAELIEALRTRHPEAKFVGVGGPRMRAAGLDAWHDIAELSVMGFAEVLRHLPRLLRLRASLARRLIALQPDAFIGIDAPDFNFGLERKLKDAGVPVVHYVSPSIWAWRENRAEKIGKSTDTVLCLFPMEPPLYAKHGVDARFVGHPLADRFPLVPDRDAARRELGLAADAPVLAVLPGSRLSEIHRLGAIFMEAAQRIAAEIPGLQIVVPTANARCRDQLESLLRKSGLGTRDSGFEKAGSAPVTATPNAAAPDIALKAPDSTPFPSPESRVPTPVLLDGHAHRAMVAADVVLLASGTAALEAMLAKRPMVVGYRIAALTHALVKGFGMLKTNLYALPNVLAGRMLVPELMQRDCTPEKLADAVTALFRDKHQRDELIRAFERMHLALHKGGGAAASAARAIDDMLAARNEAAP; encoded by the coding sequence ATGGAAACCCGCACCGGCTCGCGCGTATTCGCGATGGTCGCGGGCGAGGATTCCGGCGACCTGCTGGGCGCGGAGTTGATCGAAGCCTTGCGCACCCGTCATCCGGAAGCGAAGTTCGTGGGCGTGGGCGGCCCGCGCATGCGCGCGGCGGGACTGGATGCTTGGCACGACATCGCCGAACTGTCGGTGATGGGATTCGCCGAAGTTCTGCGCCACCTGCCGCGTCTGCTGCGGCTGCGTGCGTCGCTGGCGCGACGGTTGATCGCGCTGCAGCCGGATGCGTTCATCGGCATCGATGCGCCCGATTTCAATTTCGGACTCGAAAGGAAGTTGAAGGATGCCGGCGTTCCCGTCGTGCACTACGTCAGCCCGTCGATCTGGGCGTGGCGCGAAAATCGCGCGGAAAAAATCGGCAAGTCCACCGACACCGTGCTGTGCCTGTTCCCGATGGAACCGCCGCTGTACGCGAAGCATGGCGTGGATGCGCGATTCGTCGGCCATCCGTTGGCGGACCGGTTCCCGCTCGTGCCCGACCGCGATGCCGCGCGGCGCGAACTCGGTCTGGCCGCCGATGCGCCGGTGCTGGCGGTGCTGCCGGGCAGCCGGCTGTCGGAAATCCATCGGCTCGGCGCGATCTTCATGGAAGCGGCGCAGCGCATCGCAGCCGAAATCCCCGGCTTGCAGATCGTGGTTCCGACGGCGAATGCGCGATGTCGCGATCAGCTTGAGAGCTTGTTGCGCAAATCGGGACTCGGGACTCGGGATTCGGGATTCGAAAAAGCAGGAAGTGCGCCAGTCACCGCGACACCAAATGCCGCAGCCCCTGACATCGCGTTGAAAGCACCAGATTCCACACCATTCCCGAGTCCCGAGTCCCGAGTCCCGACCCCCGTGCTGCTCGACGGCCACGCCCACCGCGCCATGGTGGCCGCCGACGTGGTGCTGCTGGCGTCGGGCACCGCCGCGCTCGAAGCCATGCTGGCGAAGCGCCCGATGGTGGTCGGCTATCGCATCGCGGCGCTCACGCACGCGCTGGTCAAGGGTTTCGGTATGCTGAAGACGAATCTCTACGCGCTGCCCAACGTGCTCGCGGGCAGGATGCTGGTGCCGGAACTGATGCAGCGCGACTGTACGCCTGAAAAACTGGCCGATGCCGTGACCGCCCTGTTCCGCGACAAGCACCAGCGCGATGAATTGATCCGCGCGTTCGAGCGCATGCATCTCGCCTTGCACAAGGGTGGCGGCGCCGCGGCCAGCGCCGCGCGCGCGATCGACGACATGCTCGCGGCTCGCAACGAGGCCGCGCCATGA
- a CDS encoding Capsular polysaccharide biosynthesis protein WcbQ, whose protein sequence is MKSQLRFLSWRCRPAWLFALATAVFLAALRFGPMDEQSTLECAFAFLILAGLVLFAIAASGRIAFGLFAGSLPMLLLVIAANLKFQYLSTPLLAPDLVYYANAEIAQTLLRYPFLIAAILAAMVLVPLLLVLLWRGDLRPKPSVATRSARACGIVAALVLLAMTLHPRGPFASVYDKGMWEAMNDESFVSDFVASIRNAHVSEPSFTPADATRDDWRDLAASGPAGRQKPDIVAVLEESTFDPRMLTACTAKLCDVGMFQPDANTIAHGWLNVHTWGGGTWTSEFAFMSGLPHTLFGPAGIYAPFNLAPRIRYTLPRLLDADGYRTVGIYPTDGDFMNGRDAYADYGFDAFYGGQELNLDWGVTDAQVFAALQRVFKTEKARAGGKPLFVFVLTLYQHGPHMTPYKEMPAPYDKPLFPGKLASGDSALDDWLNLNLTNYLQRVSMSSAAMAQLEAFLRSDNRPVLLLHFGDHQPSFDGAINALAKTVPPQVADAQYTTYYMLKGFNLPIRREDYPVLDIAYLGSLLLDAANLPRDPFFVANTLLRDRCDGHDLDCRNAALRDSYRAYVFGNLHDLGD, encoded by the coding sequence ATGAAGTCGCAATTGCGATTCCTCTCATGGCGTTGCCGCCCCGCCTGGCTGTTCGCGTTGGCCACGGCTGTTTTCCTGGCCGCGTTGCGGTTCGGACCGATGGACGAGCAGAGCACCCTCGAATGCGCATTCGCGTTCCTGATCCTGGCCGGTCTGGTGCTGTTCGCGATCGCGGCGAGCGGCCGCATTGCGTTCGGGTTGTTCGCGGGCAGCTTGCCGATGCTGCTGCTGGTGATCGCGGCCAACCTGAAGTTCCAGTATCTGTCGACGCCGCTGCTGGCGCCGGACCTCGTCTACTACGCGAATGCCGAGATCGCGCAGACGCTGTTGCGCTACCCGTTCCTCATCGCGGCGATCCTGGCTGCCATGGTTCTGGTGCCGCTGCTGCTGGTGCTGCTGTGGCGCGGCGATCTCCGGCCCAAGCCGAGCGTTGCAACGCGCAGCGCGCGCGCCTGCGGTATCGTCGCCGCGCTCGTGCTGCTGGCCATGACGCTTCATCCGCGCGGCCCGTTCGCGTCGGTGTACGACAAGGGCATGTGGGAAGCGATGAACGACGAGAGTTTCGTGTCCGATTTCGTCGCCTCGATCCGCAACGCGCACGTGAGCGAACCATCCTTCACGCCGGCCGACGCGACGCGCGATGACTGGCGCGATCTCGCCGCGAGCGGACCCGCGGGCAGGCAAAAACCCGACATCGTCGCGGTGCTGGAGGAAAGCACCTTCGATCCGCGCATGCTGACCGCGTGCACCGCGAAGCTGTGCGACGTCGGCATGTTCCAGCCCGACGCCAACACCATCGCGCACGGCTGGCTGAACGTGCACACCTGGGGCGGCGGCACCTGGACATCCGAATTCGCGTTCATGTCCGGCCTGCCGCACACGCTGTTCGGGCCCGCCGGCATCTACGCACCGTTCAACCTCGCGCCGCGCATCCGCTACACCCTGCCGCGCCTGCTCGACGCCGACGGCTATCGCACGGTCGGCATCTATCCGACCGACGGCGATTTCATGAACGGCCGCGATGCGTACGCCGATTACGGTTTCGATGCGTTCTACGGCGGCCAGGAACTGAACCTGGATTGGGGCGTGACCGACGCGCAGGTTTTCGCCGCGCTCCAGCGCGTGTTCAAGACCGAGAAGGCCAGGGCCGGCGGCAAGCCGCTGTTCGTGTTCGTGCTGACGCTGTACCAGCACGGGCCGCACATGACGCCGTACAAGGAAATGCCCGCGCCCTACGACAAGCCGCTGTTCCCCGGCAAGCTCGCGTCCGGCGATTCGGCGCTCGATGACTGGTTGAACCTCAACCTCACGAACTACCTGCAACGCGTGTCGATGTCGAGCGCGGCGATGGCGCAGCTCGAAGCATTCCTGCGCAGCGACAATCGGCCGGTGCTGCTGCTGCACTTCGGCGACCACCAGCCCTCGTTCGACGGCGCGATCAACGCGCTCGCCAAAACCGTGCCGCCGCAGGTCGCGGACGCGCAATACACGACGTATTACATGCTCAAGGGTTTCAACCTGCCGATCCGGCGCGAGGATTATCCGGTGCTCGACATCGCCTACCTCGGCTCGCTGCTGCTGGACGCCGCGAACCTGCCGCGCGATCCGTTCTTCGTCGCCAATACACTGTTGCGTGACCGCTGCGATGGCCACGACCTCGACTGCCGCAACGCCGCGCTGCGCGATTCGTACCGCGCGTATGTTTTCGGAAACCTGCATGACCTTGGCGATTGA